GTTGTGGAGAGAAGGGGCCGTCCGTCAGGAGAGGTAAACAACTAGCCGAGCTGCGCTCAGTAGCCATCATCTCCGTTTCGTTTCGTCGCTTGTAAATGGAAACATCTCCTGTTCCGCAATGAACTGTCGCTCGGAGGTTCTGGAGGTGACAGTGGAGTCGAGGCAGGTGGAGGAAGCCATGCTGGGTCTGCTGCACACCATCTTAATGCACCGCAGCACCGGGAAGTTTCACTACAAGAAGGAGGGCACCTACTCCATCGGTACAGTGGGCACACTTGACTTCGACTGTGACTTCATCGACTTCACCTTTGTCCGAGTGTCCTCAGAGGAGCTGGACAGGGTGATCAGGAAGGCTGTGTCAGAATTCAAGGTGACTGGTGATTGTGAGATGCTGTTGTTAGCTATACTCCATGTCTAGGCCTGTAATCTCATGCTTTAATAACAATGTTTTGGTTACAGGATGCACTGAGCAACTCTGGCAGCGACGGCATGGGGCAAATCTCCCTGGAGTTCTACCAGAAGAAGAAATCTCGCTGGCCATTTTCT
This genomic window from Pleuronectes platessa chromosome 15, fPlePla1.1, whole genome shotgun sequence contains:
- the atg101 gene encoding autophagy-related protein 101; the encoded protein is MNCRSEVLEVTVESRQVEEAMLGLLHTILMHRSTGKFHYKKEGTYSIGTVGTLDFDCDFIDFTFVRVSSEELDRVIRKAVSEFKDALSNSGSDGMGQISLEFYQKKKSRWPFSDECIPWEVWSIKVNVVNLANEQERQICREKVGEKLGEKVINVVEVINRHEYLPKMPTQSEVDNVFDTSLKDVQPYLYKITFQITDTLGTSVSTTMRRLIKDTLAL